One Kiritimatiellia bacterium genomic window carries:
- the rsmI gene encoding 16S rRNA (cytidine(1402)-2'-O)-methyltransferase gives MEPGLYIVGTPIGHLQDITLRALDVLRQAEVVVAEDTRHTRILLERHEIPARLFSCHRFNEASRAQAILDRVRAGAVVALVTDSGMPGVSDPGSRVVAACRAAGLPVTCLPGPSAVTAAVALSGMGGAAFSFAGFLPRKEGARRRRLEELAAREEPVVLFESPFRLLRTLEEIEAVMGPRPVFLGRELTKQFEESRVGTPSDLRAAFAGRSVKGELVLVISPAGRRGEPDDARPDGPAEGKS, from the coding sequence ATGGAGCCCGGCCTGTACATCGTCGGCACGCCGATCGGCCACCTGCAGGACATCACGCTGCGCGCGCTGGACGTCCTGCGGCAGGCGGAGGTCGTGGTCGCCGAGGATACGCGACACACGCGGATCCTGCTGGAACGCCACGAGATCCCCGCCCGCCTCTTCAGTTGCCACCGCTTCAACGAGGCCTCGCGGGCGCAGGCGATCCTCGACCGCGTCCGGGCGGGCGCGGTCGTGGCGCTCGTGACCGACTCCGGCATGCCGGGCGTCTCCGATCCCGGCAGCCGGGTCGTGGCCGCGTGCCGCGCCGCGGGCCTGCCGGTCACCTGCCTGCCCGGCCCGTCGGCCGTGACGGCCGCCGTGGCCTTGAGCGGCATGGGCGGCGCGGCCTTTTCCTTCGCGGGGTTCCTGCCGCGGAAGGAGGGCGCGCGCCGGCGGCGCCTCGAGGAACTGGCCGCGCGGGAGGAGCCGGTGGTCCTGTTCGAGTCGCCCTTCCGCCTCCTGCGCACCCTGGAGGAAATCGAGGCCGTCATGGGCCCGCGGCCGGTGTTCCTCGGCCGCGAGCTGACGAAGCAGTTCGAGGAAAGCCGGGTCGGCACCCCGTCGGACCTGCGGGCCGCCTTCGCCGGGCGCTCCGTGAAAGGCGAACTCGTCCTCGTGATCTCGCCCGCCGGGCGACGCGGCGAACCGGACGACGCGCGGCCCGACGGTCCGGCGGAAGGAAAGAGTTGA